GAGGGGCCCCGACCCATAGGATCGGCGAGGCTGCCATCCTCCTGGCGCTTGTACCCCAATGCGGTACGCCACGTCGCCGAAATCGCGTCGATGTCGTCGGTGTCAATAGCGATCTCGAGCGTGCGCAGCAGTTCCGGCCGCGCCAAGGCATCCACGGCATGCGCAGCCGCGGAAATTGTCGTGGCCAGGGCGGTGTCCCGCGCTGTCACTACGGATCCGGCGTCGTGCGAGGTCAGCGTCACGAACAAGGTCTCGTAGCGCCAGTCCACATCGGGGTGGTGGTTGGCGCCCTGGGCCAGTTCCCCGATAGCGGCAAACAGCTCAAGGGCAGCGGCCGCCGTCGGGCACTTCAGTGAGGTGCGCAGGGCACCCAAGCCCCAAGTCCAGTCGGGCAACGCCGCCAGTGCTGTGTCGATCTGGGTCCTGGTCAAAACATCGGATGCGGCCATTGCGAGCTCCTTGGGCGTGTTACAGGTCCGGGCGGCCATCCATGGCCGAGGACGCCAACGCGTGGCGGCGCTTGGGAATGCGGCCTGCCTGTGCTGCCAGTCTGCCACCGATGACGGCATGTTTGAAGGCCTGCGCCATACGGATCGGGTCCTGGGCCCGTGTGACGGCAGTGGCCAGCAGCACCGCGTCGCAGCCCAGTTCCATGGCCAAGGCGGCGTCGGAGGCAGTACCGATCCCGGCGTCGAGCACCACGGGCACGGACGCGCGGGAGACGATCAGCTCAATGTTGTGCGGGTTCAAGATGCCCAGGCCCGTGCCGATCGGGGCGCCCAGCGGCATGACGGCCACGGCCCCGAGCCGCTCCAGGCGCAGCGCTAAAACCGGGTCGTCATTGGTGTAGGCGAACACCTTGAAGCCCTTGTTGACGAGCTGTTCGGTGGCGTCCACCAGTTCCACGGCGTCCGGCAGCAGGGTGTGCTCATCGGCGATGACTTCCAGCTTCACCCAGTGTGTTTCCAACGCCTCCCGGGCCAGCTCCGCCGTCATGACCGCCTCGCGGGCCGTGAAGCAGCCGGCTGTGTTGGGCAGCACGCGGATATTGTTCTGAAGCAGCAGCTCAAAGAGGTTGCTCCCTGCGGAGCCGCCGGCGCCCTGGCCCGGTGTACTGTAGCGGCGCATCGCCACCGTGGTCAGCTCGGTCCCGGAAGCGAGCAGGGCGGCGCCGAGTCCGGCCAGGCTTGGTGCCCCGCCGGTGCCCATGATGAGCCTCGATCCCAGTGTCACGCCGTCGATGACCAGCGTGTCAGTCCCGGTCAGCAGTTCAGTCATGTGGTTCTCCTTCGTGGAAGCAAATGTGAGCATGTGCCTAGCCGCCTTGGACCGCTGTGACGATCTCAATGTCGTCGTTTTCCTCGACGCGGTTGTGCGCCCATTGGCTGCGCGGCACAATACCGGCGTTGCGCGCCACGGCGACGCCAAGACGGCCGCCGTCGGCGGCCTGGCCCGTACCCAAAAGCGCACGTCCCGTGACCGCTGTGACCAGATCGGCCACTGTAGTCCCGGGGCTGAAGGGGTGCGTGGCACCGTTGAGTTTAAGCATGGTCATGGTTTCTCCTGGGCGGACATGAGGGCGGGCATGAGGGTGGGCGAGAACCTGTCCGGGCGGAAGCGTTCCCACGCGAGGTCGGTGATGTTGCCCAGCAGCTGGCGGGCGATGAGGGCGGCGATCGGGGTCAGGAGCACGCCGTGGCGGAAGAATCCGGTGGCGATGACGAGCCCGGGGATGTCCCGGCCGTCGGCGCCAGCCACCCGGCCCAGCAGCGGTGCGTTGTCGGGGGTACCCGGGCGGGCGCGGGCGGTGGTTTCCAGCAGTTCCAGTTCGGCGACTGCGGGCACCAGCACCTGGGCGTCGCGTAGCAGCTGGTGCACTCCCCCGGCACTGACACCGGCGGCGCCGTCCTCCCGGTTGCTGGCGCCAATGACCACGGTCCCGTCTGGTCGCGGGACAATGTAAACCGGCAGCCCCCGGACAAGTCCGCGCAGCGTGGCGGTGGTCAGCGGGCGCAGGTGCTCCGGGACGCGCAGCCTCAGGATGTCGCCGTAGACGGGGCGCAGCGGCAACACCAGCCCCGCCGGCAGCCCTCCCAGTGCAGGCGCCCCCAAACCGTTGGCGACGATGACTTCCCGCGCGTGGACTTGTGTTCCGTCCGCCAGTACGACGCCGGTCACCCGCGAGTGCGTGTTGCCCGCGTTTTCGTGGAGCAGGCCCACGGCTGCCTGGCCAATGGCGGCACCTGCGCTGTCACCGCGTGAACGGGCCACGGCAGCGAGCCGGGCGCGGATGGCTGCCGCCACGGCGCGCGGATCGACCTGGTGGTCCTGGGCAACACGGTACGCGCAAGAAAGGTGCGGGCCCAGCATCGGCTCCTGCGCGCGGGCTTCCTTGATGCTCAGCTGCTCCACGGCGAGCCCGTGCTTGTGCTGGACGTCGCGGAGGTCCGCCAAGGCGTCGCGGTCCGCAGCGTCCGCGCCCAGGACGAGGGTCGGCGTCGTACTGAATCCTGTCTCCGGCAGGCCCTGTGCTAGGAGCGGGGCGATGAAATCGTCCCAGCGCGCATTGGAGGCCAGTGTCAGCTCCAGGAGGTCCTCTTCCTGGTAGTGCAATTCGCTGACCGGGGCCAGCATCCCGGCGGCTGCGAAGGTGGCACCACTGGCCGGCGCCGGGTCGATGACGGTGACGTTGCGACCGGCCTGCTGGACTTCCCAGGCGATGCCCAGGCCGACGATGCCGCCGCCGATGACGGCCACGTCGGTGGCAATAATTTCCGGCACTGTGTGTGCCATTTGTGTCTCCTTCCCTACGCCGGTACGAGCCGGATCAGGTTCCACGCCCACTGGGCGTATTTCGGTCGGCGCATCAGGCGCCCTCTCAGCCAGCATGCCTGGCTCCCGCGGTACTGAACTAGTCTATGAGATATGAGCCGTTCCTTCCTCACCCATGACGCCACGCCCACCTTTTCTGCCCTGCCCGCCGCGTCGCCTGTGGCGTCCGCCGTGGCCGATGCCCGCCTATACCTGTGCACTGATGCCCGCGCGGGACGGGGCGACTTTGCCGATTTCCTCCGGGCCGCCTACGCCGGCGGCGTGGACATCATCCAGCTGCGGGACAAGTCGCTGGAGGCGGCACAGGAGCTTGAGCTGTTGGCCGTGTTGCGCTCCGTGGCGTCCGAATGTGGCAAACTCTGGGCCGTCAACGACAGGGCGGACCTTGCCGTTTTGTCAGGTGCCCCGGTGTTTCATGTGGGCCAGCAGGACCTGCCGCTGCCTGCCGCGCGGTCACTTGTAGGGCCCTCGGTGTCGCTGGGGCTTTCCTGCCACGACCCCGCCCAGGCGGCCGCGGCTGCTGCCGATCCGGACGCCGATTACTTCTGTGTAGGGCCGCTGTGGGCCACCCCTACCAAGCCGGGCCGGGCCGCCGTGGGGCTGTCCCTGGTGGAACACGCCGCCTCCTTGGACACGGCCAAGCCGTGGTTTGCCATTGGCGGGGTGGACCTTTCCAACGTTGATGCGGTGGTTGCCGCGGGCGCCTCGCGCATTGTGGTGGTGCGGGCCATCACCGAGGCTGCGGATCCGACGGCGGCTGCCGCGGCATTGCGCTCACGCCTGCCTGCGCTGGGGTAGTTTCCAGCACTGCCCGTTCGATCTCAGGAACCCGTGCGGGTCGCCGCCTCAAGTTCGGCACGGTACGCGGCCCACTCTTGTTGTGTGCGGCGGGAGACATTGGGGTCCAGCGGGCCGTTGCCGACGGCACCGTCGATCAATTCGCCAATGATGTCCGCGTGGCCTGCGTGACCGGCCGTTTCCACGCACATGTGCACCAGAATCTGGTGCACGGTCACCTGACGCCGTTCGGCCGGCCACCACGGCACCTGGCCGACGGCGTCGAGGGGAAGCAGCTCGATGGTCTCATCACTGTGCCGAGCGGAAAACTCGGCAAACTCAAGGGTCTGTGCCCGCGTCTGTGCCGCGGTGGCCCACATGTCGGCATCCCGGGGCGCGTCGTCGGCCATCCAGGGCGCCTCCATGCCACTTGGCCGCCCGAAGACCTCGCCAAAGTATCCGAGCTGGACGCTGCTGACGTGTTTGAGAAGGCCCAGCAGGCTGGTGCCCGTGGGGTCATGGGGCGGCGGACGTCGCAGTCCCCCAGTCCGTCAAGCTTGGCGAGTAAATCCTCGCGGCGGGCTCGTAAATACCCGAGAAGAGTGGCTTTTTCATCCATGCTGCCACTGTCCCGCAAAGCCGGCTATTTGTGCCAGTATGTCCAGCTGCGCGTCGAAAAGTGCCGCCGGGTTGCCGAACGTTTCCTCCCCATATTGACCAAAGACCTCAAAGTTGACGGCCCCGAACAGGGCCGCCCACACCAGCACACCGCGGGTCAGCGCGGCATCGTCGAGAGTCAGCGACAGTTCCCCCCCCCCGAATGGCTGCAAAGTCCCCTGACGGGACAGCCCTGGAGGGCTCAGCAAGGCCCTTTTGGGGGGAGAGTTTTCCCGCCTGGTGGGCGCATTGGAAGATGCGCACCAGCTGGCCAATCACCCGTGTTCCAGGACCCGTGGTTTGCTCGGCCGGGGCCTGGTAGCCCGGAACAGGTGAGCCAAAAAGCAGGCCGTAGCAGGCCGGCTCCGCCAGGGCCCTGGCCCGGCACGAGGCTCAGCTGCGCCAAGATCCGCCGCACCAGCGCAACCATGGCTGCTGCAGGGGCCGGCAGCACGGCACTCGAACCGGTGGAAACTTTCCTTGGTGTGGGCCGCTCGGGGTTCGCCTCCCGGAGCAGCCTGCACCAGGCGCTGCGCATGGCGACGGCATCGGCCCTGTCGGGAGGGGTTGCGGTGACACTTGGGCTGGGGCATCCACTATGGGCGACCATGGGTTCCGTGGCAGTACTGCAAGGACTGAACTACAGCATGAGCGTCCAGCGCGGCATCCAAAGGCTGCTCGGCAATGTGATCGGCGCCTTGGTGGCGGTGGGGCTGCTGTCCCTGTCCTTGGGGTTCTGGCCGTCAGTGGCCCTGGTGATCGGTTTCCAAGTCTTGGCCGAACTCCTGGTGCTCAAGAACTACACGTTGACAACCATTGCCGTGACACCCGTGGCGTTGATCATGACGGGGCTGGGCAGCCACCTGGGCCCTGCAGCTGCCATGACGCGGGTGGCGGACACTTTGCTGGGCGTGGTGATAGGGGTCCTGGTGGCGGCGGTCAGCATCTCACGCACCGACCATCACCACCTGCCAACCCGCTGAAGTTGCAGCCGGGCAACTTTTCAGCAGGTTCCAGACCGCCTCCAACCACAACCCTTCCCTCACTTCTGCACGGCCTGGCCTGGCCGGCATGCCAGCAGCAGGGGGCAAGCTGGGTAGGTGCGAGCTCCGCTGGCCAGCGGTCCAGTGAACGGCCAAAGCGGGCAGCCGCCACGAAGGACCTGCGTTCCACGGGGCGTTGGACGGCGCTCTAGATGCGTCCCGGGTGGGCTTCCACCCGCCCCATGGCGGCCACATATTCATCAGCGTGTGGGCCGTAGACATGGCCTTCGTCGGCGTCGCAAAAGTAGACGAACGCCATGTCCGGCCCGTTGCTTTTCGCGCCGCTCCCAAACCACGGGCCCGGTCTCTGTGGGATCCGCCAGGGGCGGCCAGCCGGCCGCGACCATGGTGGTGGTTGACTGGTCCGCAAAGTAGGCCCGGCTCAGGAAGTCGGGGCAGTGCAGAAGCTGGTGGCCCACGAAGTGGTTGTCCTTGACCCCGTGTACGGCGTGGGATGCCCCGGTCAGCAGCGTGGACCAGCCCGGCCCCGACAGTGTGGGGACTTCCATGGTGAGTTCGTTGAACACACCTTCACCAATCACGGCGTCAAGGGTCGGCATCTTGTGCGTGCCGCGGGAAAGGTTCAGGCGCAGTCCGTCAATGCCAATCAGGCAGACCTTGGGTTTCATACGGCGACCTCCTCTTTGGCCAAGGCTCCGGAGCTTGCTGCATTGCTTGACAGGGCGTCCGCCCGTGCAACATCGACCAGAACGGAGCTTCCGCGCGGTGCCACGTCCACGCGCTGGCTCAGGGCAAACGTTGCACCCTCATGCTGGGGGCATATCCACCCGCATGCTGGCATCACAGAGTGAGACGCTGACACTTGTCGCTACGCCACGTAGCACCATGGCGGTGACCAGTGCGCCGCCATTCTCACCCGCCTGCAGTTGCAGGTCCTCGGGCCTGATCAGAGCCTCCAGCGCGGCGGAGCCCAGCGCGGCCCTGTCCATGTTGGATATCGCCACGCGCCGTCCCAGCACGGCTACCTCTCCGCCGTCGCACACGGCCTGAATCCTGTTGACGGCGCCAACGAACTCCGAGATGAACGCGGTTCGGGGGCGCTGGTTCACGTCTTCCGGGGAGTCAAGCTGTTCTATGCGCCCGTTGAGCATGACACCCACCCTGTCCGCCACTCTCAGGGCCTCCTCCTGGTCGTGGGTGACCAGCAAGCGTGGTGGTTCCGGACTGGTCTGGATCCGGCGAATTTCCTCCGGCAGCTGCACCCGGACCTGCGCATCCAGGGCTGACAGGGGCTCGTCGAGGAGCAGCGTCCGGGGTTCGAGTGCCAGGGCCCGGGCCACACGCTGTTGCCGGCCGCCGGAGAGTTGGAGCGGGAACTTGTCCCGGTGATCCGCCAGCCCCACAGTTTCCAGGAGCTCCTTGGCCCGTGTGGTGCGCTTGCCCACGCTTGCGCCGCCAATGCGCAGGCCGTAGGCCACGTTTTCCATGGCTGTCATGTGCGGGAACAAGCTGTAGGCCTGGAACACGATGCCAATGCCGCGGTCGCGGACCCGGCGGCGGGTGACGTCTTCGCCGCCGACCCGCACGGTCCCGGCGTCGGGGGTCTCCAGCCCGCCCAGTACGCGCCGGATAGTTGTCTTGCCGCATCCGGAGGGACCCAACAGGGCAAGGATCTAGCCGCCGTTGAGGGGCAGCTCCAGGTTGTCCAGCACGGTCCGGCCACCAAAGGACTTGGCGCTGCCGGCCAGGGAAACTTCTGCGGAGTCCAGTGTCATCGGGATCCCCTTTCGCAATGGTTGTTTTCTTTTAACGGCCACGGCCCGCGGCTGGTTCATGCCCACCTGCACCATGAAGACGGGAAAGGTTGAATGCAGCAACAGGCTGCCCAGGGCACCCACCCGCGGGCGGTGCTCGAACACCATGCCACCATCTTCATCCCGGTCATCACCCCTGCATGCCTGAACCTTGAGCTGGGCCGGGCCGCCGCGAGCTGAACTAGGAAGCCTGCATTTCCATGGCCTGTGCCAACAGTTCAAAGCTGCGGATCCAGGCCGTCTTGTCGGTGACCTGCGAGGCCACTATCAGCTCGTCGGCGTCGGCTTTCACGGCAAACTCGTCCAAGTAGGCGCGAGCTACGGACGGGGTACCGATAGCTGCGTAGCGGAACATGTTCACCACCTGCTGGCCTGCCGGAGACTCCAGTAGCATGTCCGCCTCCGGATCGGTGAAGGTCCGCCCGCCGCTCACCAGGGCGCCCACCATGCGGCGCCGGGCCTTCAGCGCCAGGGCGTCGGCTTCTTCCTGGGTGTCGGCCACAATGGCGTTGACCCCGGCGATCACGTACGGCTCGGCCAGCGCATCCGAGGGTTTGAATTCGCGGCGGTAGATCCGCACCGCATCCTCCAGTGCCTGCGGTGCAAAGTGCGAGGCAAAGGAGTACGGCAGCCCGAGCGCAGCCGCGAGCCGGGCGCCAAACAGGGACGATCCCAGGATGTACAGCGGCACGTGGGTGTCCTTGCCCGGGTAGGCGTTCACGCCGGAGATGCGTGTCTGACCCTGAAAATAGGCCTGCAATTCCTGCACGTCGGCCGGGAAGGTGTCCGCAGCCATGGGGTCCCGGCGCAGCGCCCGCATCGTGTTTTGGTCGCTGCCCGGCGCCCGGCCAAGCCCCAAGTCGATCCGGCCCGGGTGCAGGGTCTCCAGCGTGCCGAACTGCTCGGCAATCTGCAGCGGGGAATGGTTGGGCAGCATGATCCCGCCGGCACCGAGCCTGATACTGGTGGTGTTCGCGGCCACGTGCGCAATCAGCACGCTCGTGGCGGAGGATGCGATCGAAGGCATGTTGTGGTGCTCGGCATACCAAATCCGCTTGTATCCCCACCCCTCGGCTTTTTGCGCCAGCTCCACGGAGGCGCTAAACGTGGCAGCAATGCCGTCCTGGCCAATGTGGGCCAAGTCAAGGATGGAAATGGGAAGCGTCATGGGTGCAGCCTTTCAAAGGGCTCTCAAAGGGAGTCTCACTAGCGCCAACCACCCAACGGCCTGGGTTATTTCCTGCTGGAAGGAATGCGCAGAGGATCACACGTCGGAGGGAACGCTGAGCCGTTCAATGGCTGCGAGCGCGGCAGCACGGCCGGCCCTGCTGGCACCGAGCGTGGACGCCGATGCCCCATAGCCCACCAGCAGCAGCCGGGGCTCGCGCAACACCCTGACCCCGTCCATGGTGATGCCACCGCCGGGTTCTCGCAGTTTCAGTGGGGCCAGGTGGTCCATGGCAGCCCGGAACCCCGTGGCCCAAAGGAGCACGTCGGCGTCAAAGGAGCTGCCGTCGGCAAAGACGGCCCCTCCGGGGGTCAGTCGCTGCAATGGACCCCGGGATACAAGCGTCCCGGCGGAAATTCCATCTTGGTACTGCTGTGTTAACGGCAGTCCAGTCACGCCCACCACGCTCAGCGGCGGCAGCCCGGATGCTGTGCGTTCATTGACGCGGCGCTCAACCTCACGACCCCAGTCGGGGGTGAAGTCAACGGTGGTGAACTCCGGCGGGCGGCGGGTGGCCCAGGCGGTGACCACGCCGGCCTCGGCCAATTGCAGCAGGAACTGCACGGCGGAGGTTCCCCCTCCCACCACCAGCACCCGTTGGCCGGAAAATTCGGCCACCGACTCGAAGTCGTGGGTGTGCAGCTGCCGGCCGCGGAAGGTTTCCACTCCGGGGTAGTGCGGCCAGTGGGGTTTATCCCAGGTGCCGGTGGCGTTGATGACCATGCGGGTCGTGAACACGCCGCGGTCGCTCTCCACCACAAGGGGCGGGCCGGGGGTGTCGGTGGGGGCGCCGTCGTGCATTCTGCGCACGGCGTGCACCTTCACCGGCCGGTGCACGGGCAGCTCAAAGGTCTCTTCATAGCTGCCGTAGTACCGGGCTACGACGGCGGAGGCTGGCTCGGCCAGGTCCCCCGCATCAAGCTTCATGCCGGGGAGGTCGTGGATGGCGTGCGCGGAGCCGAGGGTCAGCGACGGCCAGCGGTGCAGCCAGGCACCGCCCGGACCGGGATTTGCGTCCAGGACCACAAAGTCAGTTTCCGGAACCAGCCCGTGCCGGGCCAGGTAGTAGGCCGCCGACAGACCCGCCTGGCCTGCCCCGATGATCACCACATCAAGCATTAGCTTTCCTCCGTTATCTTGTGGGTGGAACGCAGGGGTCGCGTGCTGCTATTCCTGCCGTGAGGCAAGCCATGTCCGGCCACGCTGCGAGAGGGCCACGTCCGCGTAGTAGACGGCTGCCGCACCCACCGCGTAGGCTACCAGGTCCAGTGCGGAGAACGTGGTTCCCAGGACTAGGCGCGACGGGGGGAAGCTCACGGCCAGCTGGGCGGGGACCCCTGTCAGCTGTGCCAGCTCGATGACGGCGCTGATGGTGAAGGCCCCCAGGGCCAGCTTGTGGCGGGCTGCCGTGGGAGCGATGAGCGCCATGAGCAGGTACACCAGCACCGTGAACAGAACGTCGGTGATCAGCCCGGCAACGTCCCCGGGGACCAGGAAGTGCAGCACCAGTCCCAGGATGGCGACGTCGGTCGCTGCAATGAACAGCGCAATGCGCCGGGAAGGGGAGGTTTTCGCAGAAGGCATGGGTTTGAGTCTACAAAGACTGGCCCTTATGCGCGCACCACTGGCAAGTCAGACCATTCCGTGGTGTACTTCGGCGAGGACAGTTCACGCTTCATGGACCACGACGGCGGTTCAGCCAGCCCGCCGAATCCCAGACCTATCGCTTGGCTCCCGAACTTGGTGCGAACATCCCCCAGGACGCCGCCCACGCACGGCTGCCCGCCCGGCTTGGCAAAAACATCAAGCATTTCCGGTCCGGACAGCGGCTCCAGTCCGCTGAACATCACCCCTGCCCGCAGGTAGGAGGCACCTGGCACGGCACTTTGACCGATGGCGGCCACGGCGGCGCGGGTCAACACAATGGGGTCCTGGGTGGGGGTGGCGAACCTGATAGTGGCTGCCGGGAAGCTTCCCTCGCCGGCGGCAAAGCGGCTGGTGCCCGCTGTCACGGTCATGATTGAGGCACGCAAGCCTGAGTCATTGAGCCGGGCGGCGCCGCGCTGGGCATACACGGCCATGACCTGTTCCATGCCTTCAATGGTGGTGACGGGCGTGGAGAAGCTGCGCGAGAACATGATTTGCTGCTTATCGACGCGTTCCTCGGTGTGCGGGATGCATTCGGTGCCGTTGAGTTCCATGACTGTGCGCTGCAGGACTACGGAGAACTTCTTGCGGATCAGGGCCGGATCGGCGGCCTTGAGATCGGCGATTGTCTGTATCTCCAGCATTTTCAACCGCTTGGCGGTCCGTTCCCCAACTCCCCACAGCCCGGATGCCGGCACCCGCTCCTGGATGGCTTGCACGTGCCCGGCGGGCATGGAGTCCAGCGAACAGACGCCCTCCAGCGCCGGGTTTTGCTTGGCGATCCGGTTGGCGAACTTGGCCAGCGTCTTGGTCTGGGCAATGCCCACGCAGACGGGGAGGCCCACGTGCCGCATTACCGCCGCCCGGATCTCCCGCCCGCAGGTTTCAAGCTGAGCCGGATCCCCCAGGAGTCCCACAAATGATTCGTCGATGGAGTAAACCTCCTGCCAGGTGCCAAACCTACCCACCACTTCCATGACCCGGGCACTCATGTCCCCGTACAGCTCGTAGTTGCTGGAGCGTGCCACCAGCCCCCACGCCTTGGCCTGCGCCTGTATCTGGAACCAGGGCGCGCCCGTGGCTATCCCCAGCGCCTTGGCC
This region of Arthrobacter alpinus genomic DNA includes:
- a CDS encoding 4a-hydroxytetrahydrobiopterin dehydratase encodes the protein MAASDVLTRTQIDTALAALPDWTWGLGALRTSLKCPTAAAALELFAAIGELAQGANHHPDVDWRYETLFVTLTSHDAGSVVTARDTALATTISAAAHAVDALARPELLRTLEIAIDTDDIDAISATWRTALGYKRQEDGSLADPMGRGPSLWFQKTDTPKANRFHVDVTVPFSESGPVLDALAATGAALDHEQSPMWVVATDAQGNRLCICTEEGRS
- a CDS encoding thiazole synthase, with protein sequence MTELLTGTDTLVIDGVTLGSRLIMGTGGAPSLAGLGAALLASGTELTTVAMRRYSTPGQGAGGSAGSNLFELLLQNNIRVLPNTAGCFTAREAVMTAELAREALETHWVKLEVIADEHTLLPDAVELVDATEQLVNKGFKVFAYTNDDPVLALRLERLGAVAVMPLGAPIGTGLGILNPHNIELIVSRASVPVVLDAGIGTASDAALAMELGCDAVLLATAVTRAQDPIRMAQAFKHAVIGGRLAAQAGRIPKRRHALASSAMDGRPDL
- the thiS gene encoding sulfur carrier protein ThiS; amino-acid sequence: MTMLKLNGATHPFSPGTTVADLVTAVTGRALLGTGQAADGGRLGVAVARNAGIVPRSQWAHNRVEENDDIEIVTAVQGG
- the thiO gene encoding glycine oxidase ThiO; its protein translation is MAHTVPEIIATDVAVIGGGIVGLGIAWEVQQAGRNVTVIDPAPASGATFAAAGMLAPVSELHYQEEDLLELTLASNARWDDFIAPLLAQGLPETGFSTTPTLVLGADAADRDALADLRDVQHKHGLAVEQLSIKEARAQEPMLGPHLSCAYRVAQDHQVDPRAVAAAIRARLAAVARSRGDSAGAAIGQAAVGLLHENAGNTHSRVTGVVLADGTQVHAREVIVANGLGAPALGGLPAGLVLPLRPVYGDILRLRVPEHLRPLTTATLRGLVRGLPVYIVPRPDGTVVIGASNREDGAAGVSAGGVHQLLRDAQVLVPAVAELELLETTARARPGTPDNAPLLGRVAGADGRDIPGLVIATGFFRHGVLLTPIAALIARQLLGNITDLAWERFRPDRFSPTLMPALMSAQEKP
- the thiE gene encoding thiamine phosphate synthase, producing the protein MSRSFLTHDATPTFSALPAASPVASAVADARLYLCTDARAGRGDFADFLRAAYAGGVDIIQLRDKSLEAAQELELLAVLRSVASECGKLWAVNDRADLAVLSGAPVFHVGQQDLPLPAARSLVGPSVSLGLSCHDPAQAAAAAADPDADYFCVGPLWATPTKPGRAAVGLSLVEHAASLDTAKPWFAIGGVDLSNVDAVVAAGASRIVVVRAITEAADPTAAAAALRSRLPALG
- a CDS encoding DinB family protein, whose translation is MRRPPPHDPTGTSLLGLLKHVSSVQLGYFGEVFGRPSGMEAPWMADDAPRDADMWATAAQTRAQTLEFAEFSARHSDETIELLPLDAVGQVPWWPAERRQVTVHQILVHMCVETAGHAGHADIIGELIDGAVGNGPLDPNVSRRTQQEWAAYRAELEAATRTGS
- a CDS encoding TetR-like C-terminal domain-containing protein — translated: MQPFGGGELSLTLDDAALTRGVLVWAALFGAVNFEVFGQYGEETFGNPAALFDAQLDILAQIAGFAGQWQHG
- a CDS encoding WHG domain-containing protein, whose translation is MAEPACYGLLFGSPVPGYQAPAEQTTGPGTRVIGQLVRIFQCAHQAGKLSPQKGLAEPSRAVPSGDFAAIRGGGTVADSRRCRADPRCAGVGGPVRGRQL
- a CDS encoding FUSC family protein; the encoded protein is MAAAGAGSTALEPVETFLGVGRSGFASRSSLHQALRMATASALSGGVAVTLGLGHPLWATMGSVAVLQGLNYSMSVQRGIQRLLGNVIGALVAVGLLSLSLGFWPSVALVIGFQVLAELLVLKNYTLTTIAVTPVALIMTGLGSHLGPAAAMTRVADTLLGVVIGVLVAAVSISRTDHHHLPTR
- a CDS encoding alkaline phosphatase family protein codes for the protein MKPKVCLIGIDGLRLNLSRGTHKMPTLDAVIGEGVFNELTMEVPTLSGPGWSTLLTGASHAVHGVKDNHFVGHQLLHCPDFLSRAYFADQSTTTMVAAGWPPLADPTETGPVVWERREKQRAGHGVRLLLRRRRRPCLRPTR
- a CDS encoding ABC transporter ATP-binding protein — protein: MGPSGCGKTTIRRVLGGLETPDAGTVRVGGEDVTRRRVRDRGIGIVFQAYSLFPHMTAMENVAYGLRIGGASVGKRTTRAKELLETVGLADHRDKFPLQLSGGRQQRVARALALEPRTLLLDEPLSALDAQVRVQLPEEIRRIQTSPEPPRLLVTHDQEEALRVADRVGVMLNGRIEQLDSPEDVNQRPRTAFISEFVGAVNRIQAVCDGGEVAVLGRRVAISNMDRAALGSAALEALIRPEDLQLQAGENGGALVTAMVLRGVATSVSVSLCDASMRVDMPPA
- a CDS encoding LLM class flavin-dependent oxidoreductase, whose protein sequence is MTLPISILDLAHIGQDGIAATFSASVELAQKAEGWGYKRIWYAEHHNMPSIASSATSVLIAHVAANTTSIRLGAGGIMLPNHSPLQIAEQFGTLETLHPGRIDLGLGRAPGSDQNTMRALRRDPMAADTFPADVQELQAYFQGQTRISGVNAYPGKDTHVPLYILGSSLFGARLAAALGLPYSFASHFAPQALEDAVRIYRREFKPSDALAEPYVIAGVNAIVADTQEEADALALKARRRMVGALVSGGRTFTDPEADMLLESPAGQQVVNMFRYAAIGTPSVARAYLDEFAVKADADELIVASQVTDKTAWIRSFELLAQAMEMQAS
- a CDS encoding FAD-dependent oxidoreductase, translating into MLDVVIIGAGQAGLSAAYYLARHGLVPETDFVVLDANPGPGGAWLHRWPSLTLGSAHAIHDLPGMKLDAGDLAEPASAVVARYYGSYEETFELPVHRPVKVHAVRRMHDGAPTDTPGPPLVVESDRGVFTTRMVINATGTWDKPHWPHYPGVETFRGRQLHTHDFESVAEFSGQRVLVVGGGTSAVQFLLQLAEAGVVTAWATRRPPEFTTVDFTPDWGREVERRVNERTASGLPPLSVVGVTGLPLTQQYQDGISAGTLVSRGPLQRLTPGGAVFADGSSFDADVLLWATGFRAAMDHLAPLKLREPGGGITMDGVRVLREPRLLLVGYGASASTLGASRAGRAAALAAIERLSVPSDV
- a CDS encoding DUF2809 domain-containing protein, coding for MPSAKTSPSRRIALFIAATDVAILGLVLHFLVPGDVAGLITDVLFTVLVYLLMALIAPTAARHKLALGAFTISAVIELAQLTGVPAQLAVSFPPSRLVLGTTFSALDLVAYAVGAAAVYYADVALSQRGRTWLASRQE
- a CDS encoding Y-family DNA polymerase is translated as MVGRQAIALVDVNNFYVSCERVFDPRLEGRPVVVLSNNDGCVVARSAEAKALGIATGAPWFQIQAQAKAWGLVARSSNYELYGDMSARVMEVVGRFGTWQEVYSIDESFVGLLGDPAQLETCGREIRAAVMRHVGLPVCVGIAQTKTLAKFANRIAKQNPALEGVCSLDSMPAGHVQAIQERVPASGLWGVGERTAKRLKMLEIQTIADLKAADPALIRKKFSVVLQRTVMELNGTECIPHTEERVDKQQIMFSRSFSTPVTTIEGMEQVMAVYAQRGAARLNDSGLRASIMTVTAGTSRFAAGEGSFPAATIRFATPTQDPIVLTRAAVAAIGQSAVPGASYLRAGVMFSGLEPLSGPEMLDVFAKPGGQPCVGGVLGDVRTKFGSQAIGLGFGGLAEPPSWSMKRELSSPKYTTEWSDLPVVRA